A window of the Streptomyces griseochromogenes genome harbors these coding sequences:
- a CDS encoding PaaX family transcriptional regulator C-terminal domain-containing protein, giving the protein MINVSEQHAPRSLIVTLYGAYGRFMPGPVPVAELIRLLAAAGVDAPSVRSSVSRLKRRGLLLPARTQGGAAGYELSPEARQLLEDGDRRIYATAPPEDEGWVLAVFSVPESERQKRHVLRSRLAGLGFGTAAPGVWIAPARLYEETRHTLRRLRLDPYVDFFRGEHLGFAPTAEAVARWWDLTAIAKEHERFLDVHAPALHAWEHRTDTPPEEAYRDYLLALDSWRHLPYADPGLPTALLPADWPGVRSAQVFRALHERLRDAGAGFVGV; this is encoded by the coding sequence ATGATCAACGTGTCCGAGCAGCACGCCCCCAGGTCCCTCATCGTCACGCTCTACGGCGCGTACGGCCGCTTCATGCCCGGCCCGGTGCCCGTCGCCGAGCTGATCCGGCTCCTCGCCGCGGCCGGGGTGGACGCCCCGTCCGTACGCTCCTCGGTGTCCCGGCTCAAACGGCGCGGCCTGCTGCTGCCGGCCCGCACGCAAGGCGGTGCGGCCGGCTACGAACTCTCCCCCGAGGCACGCCAGTTGCTGGAGGACGGCGACCGCCGCATCTACGCGACGGCGCCCCCCGAGGACGAGGGCTGGGTGCTTGCGGTCTTCTCCGTCCCCGAGTCGGAGCGGCAGAAGCGGCATGTGCTGCGCTCCCGGCTGGCCGGCCTCGGCTTCGGCACGGCGGCACCCGGGGTGTGGATCGCCCCGGCCCGCCTGTACGAGGAGACCCGGCACACCCTGCGCCGCCTGCGCCTGGACCCGTACGTCGACTTCTTCCGCGGCGAGCACCTCGGCTTCGCCCCCACCGCCGAGGCCGTCGCCCGCTGGTGGGACCTGACCGCGATCGCCAAGGAACACGAGCGCTTCCTGGACGTGCACGCCCCGGCCCTGCACGCCTGGGAGCACCGCACGGACACCCCGCCCGAGGAGGCCTACCGCGACTACCTCCTCGCCCTGGACTCCTGGCGCCACCTCCCCTACGCCGACCCCGGCCTGCCCACCGCCCTCCTCCCCGCCGACTGGCCCGGCGTCCGCTCGGCGCAGGTGTTCCGCGCGCTGCACGAGCGGCTGCGGGACGCCGGGGCGGGTTTCGTGGGGGTGTGA
- a CDS encoding AMP-binding protein: MHVSAHVDTFARDHLPPPHEWPQLCFDLPELNYPERLNCAAELLGRTDPGRPVFRTLTGPVWTYGELRARVDRIAHVLTAELGVVPGNRVLLRGPTTPWLAACWLAVLKAGAVAVTVLAQQRPHELATVCEIARVRHALCDIRSVDDLAKARIPGLRITAYGGDTPDDLLSLPAPGTPFPAVDTAADDIALIAFTSGTTGRPKGCMHFHRDVLAIADTFSGHVLRPRADDVFTGSPPLGFTFGLGGLVIFPMRAGASALLLEQAGPRQLLPAIAEHGVSVLFTAPTAYRAMLDGLTGYDTSSLRRCVSAGENLPAATWRAWHERTGVRIINGIGATELLHIFISAADERIRPGTTGVPVPGWQARVQDADGKEVPDGEPGLLAVRGPVGCRYLADPRQREYVRDGWNVTGDTYVRENDGYFRYVARADDMIISSGYNIAGPEVEDALLRHPDVVETAVIGRPDEARGQVVVAYVVLRDGAPRDPQALRVFLTGELAPYKCPREFAFLDALPRTATGKLQRFRLRTDGDRQ; this comes from the coding sequence ATGCATGTCTCGGCCCATGTCGACACCTTCGCGCGCGACCATCTCCCCCCGCCGCACGAGTGGCCACAGCTGTGCTTCGACCTGCCGGAGCTGAACTACCCGGAACGGCTCAACTGCGCCGCCGAGCTCCTCGGCCGCACCGACCCCGGCCGCCCGGTCTTCCGCACCCTCACCGGCCCCGTCTGGACGTACGGCGAACTGCGCGCCCGTGTCGACCGCATCGCCCACGTCCTCACCGCCGAGCTGGGCGTCGTACCCGGCAACCGGGTCCTGCTGCGCGGCCCCACCACTCCGTGGCTGGCCGCCTGCTGGCTCGCCGTGCTGAAGGCGGGCGCGGTCGCGGTCACCGTGCTGGCCCAGCAGCGCCCGCACGAGCTGGCCACGGTGTGCGAGATCGCCCGGGTCCGGCACGCGCTGTGCGACATCAGGTCCGTGGACGACCTGGCGAAGGCGCGGATCCCCGGGCTGCGCATCACGGCGTACGGCGGTGACACCCCCGACGACCTGCTGAGCCTTCCGGCGCCCGGCACCCCGTTCCCGGCGGTCGACACCGCGGCCGACGACATCGCCCTGATCGCGTTCACCTCCGGCACCACGGGTCGCCCGAAAGGGTGCATGCACTTCCACCGGGACGTGCTGGCCATAGCCGACACCTTCTCCGGACATGTGCTGCGGCCCCGTGCGGACGACGTCTTCACCGGCAGCCCCCCGCTCGGCTTCACCTTCGGCCTCGGCGGACTGGTGATCTTCCCGATGCGGGCCGGCGCCAGCGCCCTGCTCCTCGAACAGGCCGGCCCCCGCCAGCTGCTGCCCGCGATCGCCGAGCACGGGGTCTCGGTCCTGTTCACCGCGCCGACCGCCTACCGGGCGATGCTCGACGGGCTGACCGGGTACGACACCTCGTCGCTGCGGCGCTGTGTGTCGGCCGGCGAGAACCTGCCCGCGGCCACCTGGCGGGCCTGGCACGAGCGCACCGGCGTACGCATCATCAACGGCATCGGCGCCACCGAGCTGCTGCACATCTTCATCTCCGCGGCCGACGAGCGGATCAGGCCCGGCACGACGGGCGTCCCGGTGCCGGGCTGGCAGGCGCGTGTGCAGGACGCGGACGGAAAGGAGGTGCCCGACGGCGAGCCGGGCCTCCTCGCGGTCCGCGGCCCGGTCGGCTGCCGGTACCTCGCCGACCCCCGGCAGCGGGAGTACGTGCGCGACGGCTGGAACGTCACCGGCGACACCTACGTCCGCGAGAACGACGGCTACTTCCGCTATGTGGCCCGCGCCGACGACATGATCATCTCCTCCGGGTACAACATCGCCGGGCCCGAGGTCGAGGACGCGCTGCTGCGTCACCCGGACGTGGTCGAGACGGCGGTGATCGGACGGCCCGACGAGGCACGCGGCCAGGTGGTGGTGGCGTACGTCGTACTGCGGGACGGGGCGCCGCGCGACCCCCAGGCCCTGCGCGTCTTCCTCACCGGCGAACTGGCGCCCTACAAATGCCCGCGCGAGTTCGCCTTCCTCGACGCCCTCCCCCGCACGGCCACCGGCAAGCTGCAGCGGTTCCGTCTGCGCACCGATGGTGACCGGCAGTGA
- a CDS encoding acyl-CoA dehydrogenase family protein has protein sequence MTAFSLEPEQTAWCAELRSLAAERLRPLADKGEPGRVNRPLLAELGRLGLLARLFTSGALDLCLMRESLARACTEAETALALQGLGAHPVHAHGSAAQRERWLPRVADGGAVAAFALSEPGAGSDAAALALAAEPDGTDGWRLTGAKCWISNAPEADFYTVFARTTPGAGARGVTAFLVPADRPGLTGSTLEMISPHPIGALDFDAVPVTPDDVLGEVDRGFAVAMGTLNLFRPSVGAFAVGMAQAALDATVEHTRGRDAFGGKLMDLQSVAHQVAEMALRTEAARLMVYAAASAYDAGAAGVPGRAAMAKLLATETAQYVVDSAVQLHGARALRRGHLLEHLYREVRAPRIYEGASEVQRSIIAKELYALTRDEETR, from the coding sequence ATGACCGCATTCTCGCTCGAACCTGAGCAGACCGCCTGGTGCGCCGAGCTGCGCTCGCTCGCGGCCGAACGGCTGCGCCCGCTCGCCGACAAGGGCGAGCCGGGCCGGGTCAACCGGCCGCTCCTCGCCGAACTGGGCCGCCTCGGGCTGCTCGCCCGGCTGTTCACCTCCGGCGCCCTCGACCTGTGCCTGATGCGCGAGTCCCTGGCCCGGGCCTGTACCGAGGCCGAGACCGCGCTCGCCCTCCAGGGCCTGGGCGCCCACCCGGTGCACGCGCACGGCAGCGCCGCCCAGCGAGAGCGCTGGCTGCCCCGGGTGGCCGACGGCGGCGCGGTGGCCGCGTTCGCGCTGAGCGAGCCGGGCGCGGGCTCGGACGCGGCGGCCCTCGCCCTCGCCGCTGAGCCGGACGGCACCGACGGCTGGCGGCTCACCGGCGCCAAGTGCTGGATCTCCAACGCCCCCGAAGCCGACTTCTACACCGTCTTCGCACGCACCACACCCGGCGCCGGAGCCCGCGGGGTGACCGCCTTCCTCGTCCCCGCCGACCGGCCCGGACTCACCGGCTCCACCCTGGAGATGATCTCGCCGCACCCCATCGGCGCCCTCGACTTCGACGCCGTACCCGTCACCCCGGACGACGTGCTCGGCGAGGTGGACCGTGGCTTCGCCGTCGCCATGGGCACCCTCAACCTCTTCAGGCCCAGCGTCGGGGCCTTCGCGGTCGGCATGGCCCAGGCGGCCCTCGACGCCACCGTGGAACACACCCGCGGCCGGGACGCCTTCGGCGGCAAGCTGATGGACCTGCAGTCCGTGGCCCACCAGGTCGCCGAGATGGCTCTGCGCACGGAGGCGGCCCGGCTGATGGTGTACGCGGCGGCGAGCGCGTACGACGCCGGCGCCGCCGGGGTGCCGGGCCGGGCCGCGATGGCCAAGCTGCTCGCCACCGAGACCGCGCAGTACGTCGTCGACAGCGCCGTCCAGCTGCACGGCGCCCGCGCCCTGCGCCGCGGCCACCTCCTCGAACACCTCTACCGAGAGGTCCGCGCGCCACGGATCTACGAGGGCGCGAGCGAGGTCCAACGAAGCATCATCGCCAAGGAGTTGTACGCCCTGACTCGCGACGAGGAGACCCGGTGA
- a CDS encoding RidA family protein produces MTTERVNPPELSPATGFTHAVVAAGSRVVFLAGQTALDTDGKVTGATLPEQFEKALTNLLTALRAAGGTPADLARVTVYATDVAAYRTHARQLGRIWQQLAGRDYPAMAVVEVVRLWDEQALVELDGFAVLP; encoded by the coding sequence GTGACGACCGAGCGCGTCAACCCACCCGAACTGTCCCCGGCCACGGGCTTCACGCACGCCGTCGTCGCGGCCGGCTCCCGCGTGGTCTTCCTGGCGGGCCAGACCGCCCTCGACACCGACGGCAAGGTCACCGGCGCCACGCTCCCCGAGCAGTTCGAGAAGGCACTCACCAACCTGCTCACCGCCCTGAGGGCGGCCGGCGGCACCCCCGCCGACCTCGCCCGCGTCACCGTCTACGCCACCGACGTCGCCGCCTACCGCACCCACGCCCGCCAACTGGGCCGCATCTGGCAGCAGTTGGCGGGACGGGACTATCCGGCGATGGCGGTCGTGGAGGTCGTACGGCTGTGGGACGAGCAGGCGCTGGTGGAGCTGGACGGGTTCGCGGTGCTGCCGTAG
- a CDS encoding DUF5999 family protein, giving the protein MCSYRTSCAASDAGTPHPVAAHPEQGWTLLCDGSIVFDDTGELHPDGSVVPPRRVPAERLAVAA; this is encoded by the coding sequence ATGTGCTCCTACCGAACCTCGTGCGCCGCGTCCGACGCCGGCACTCCGCACCCCGTGGCCGCCCACCCCGAGCAGGGCTGGACCCTGCTGTGCGACGGCTCGATCGTGTTCGACGACACCGGGGAGCTGCACCCGGACGGCAGCGTGGTCCCGCCGCGCCGGGTCCCGGCGGAGCGGCTCGCCGTGGCGGCCTGA
- a CDS encoding DUF6299 family protein, which translates to MPLRPALSAVFGAAALLCAAVGPAAAAPSESVTVDPTGVIASDGTVTLSGTYRCSGATGLAFVSSSIAQSEPGVTHGIGGTLAECDGAEHHWENSGKISPNPFKAGKAHVQATVTELRPGGIMLLPAFHAVHDKDIKLVDKDAAVADPGTTKAPGKETTKIPNSETTKVTDKETVRVTDKDVKSLRREFKFTDKDLKLAKKTVRPVVK; encoded by the coding sequence ATGCCCCTGCGTCCCGCCCTGTCCGCCGTGTTCGGCGCCGCGGCCCTGCTGTGCGCCGCCGTCGGCCCGGCCGCCGCCGCACCGTCCGAGAGCGTGACCGTCGACCCGACCGGCGTCATCGCATCGGACGGCACCGTCACCCTCTCCGGCACCTACCGCTGCTCGGGGGCCACCGGACTGGCCTTCGTCAGCTCCTCGATCGCCCAGAGCGAGCCCGGTGTCACGCACGGCATCGGCGGCACCCTCGCCGAGTGCGACGGCGCCGAGCACCACTGGGAGAACTCCGGCAAGATCTCGCCGAACCCGTTCAAGGCCGGCAAGGCCCATGTGCAGGCCACGGTCACGGAACTGCGCCCCGGCGGCATCATGCTCCTGCCGGCCTTCCACGCCGTCCACGACAAGGACATCAAGCTCGTCGACAAGGACGCCGCGGTCGCGGACCCGGGGACGACCAAGGCCCCGGGCAAGGAGACGACCAAGATCCCGAACAGCGAGACGACCAAGGTCACGGACAAGGAAACGGTCAGGGTCACGGACAAGGACGTCAAGTCCTTGCGCAGGGAGTTCAAGTTCACCGACAAGGACCTCAAGCTCGCCAAGAAAACCGTCAGGCCCGTCGTGAAGTGA
- a CDS encoding acyl-CoA carboxylase subunit epsilon has translation MCPTSLTPPIRVEKGEATDEELAAIAVLLLSRGALAGAGAEVTSPGTTSWRPHAFHAPHSWQRS, from the coding sequence ATGTGCCCCACATCCCTGACTCCCCCCATCCGCGTCGAGAAGGGCGAGGCCACGGACGAGGAGCTGGCCGCGATCGCGGTGCTGCTGCTCAGCCGCGGCGCCCTGGCCGGGGCCGGCGCCGAGGTCACGTCCCCCGGCACCACGTCCTGGCGCCCGCACGCCTTCCACGCACCGCACAGCTGGCAGCGTTCCTGA
- a CDS encoding acyl-CoA carboxylase subunit beta, with amino-acid sequence MRSRVEELAGIRERVLAGPSAKATAAQRAKGKLTVRERIGLLLDEGSFHEVEPLRRHRATGFGLEAKKPYTDGVVTGWGTVEGRTVFVYAHDFRIFGGALGEAHATKIHKIMDMAIAAGAPLVSLNDGAGARIQEGVTALAGYGGIFRRNTAASGVIPQISVMLGPCAGGAAYSPALTDFVFMVRETSQMFITGPDVVKAVTGEEITQNGLGGADVHAETSGVCHFAYDDEQTCLEEVRYLLSLLPGNNRENPPAVPCDDPADRRCEALADLVPVDGNRPYDMARVVEEIVDDGEYLEVHQRWARNIICALARLDGQVVGIVANQPQTLAGVLDIEASEKAARFVQMCDAFSVPIVTLLDVPGFLPGVGQEHGGIIRHGAKLLYAYCDATVPRISLILRKAYGGAYIVMDSQSIGADLTYAWPTNEIAVMGAEGAANVIFRRQIADAEDPEARRAELVKEYKAELMHPYYAAERGLVDDVIDPAETRSALIAALAMLRSKHAERPARKHGNPPQ; translated from the coding sequence ATGAGGTCCCGCGTCGAGGAACTGGCCGGCATTCGCGAGCGCGTGCTCGCCGGCCCGAGTGCGAAAGCCACCGCCGCCCAGCGGGCCAAGGGCAAGCTCACCGTGCGCGAACGCATCGGCCTGCTCCTCGACGAGGGCTCGTTCCACGAGGTCGAGCCGCTCAGGCGGCACCGGGCGACCGGGTTCGGGCTGGAGGCGAAGAAGCCGTACACCGACGGTGTCGTCACCGGCTGGGGCACGGTCGAGGGCCGTACGGTCTTCGTCTACGCGCATGACTTCCGCATCTTCGGCGGCGCCCTCGGCGAGGCTCACGCCACGAAGATCCACAAGATCATGGACATGGCCATCGCGGCCGGTGCCCCGCTGGTCTCCCTGAACGACGGCGCGGGCGCCCGCATCCAGGAGGGCGTCACCGCCCTCGCGGGCTACGGCGGCATCTTCCGGCGCAACACGGCCGCCTCCGGGGTCATCCCGCAGATCAGCGTGATGCTCGGCCCGTGCGCGGGCGGCGCGGCCTACAGCCCCGCGCTCACCGACTTCGTCTTCATGGTCCGCGAGACGTCCCAGATGTTCATCACGGGCCCGGACGTCGTCAAGGCGGTCACCGGCGAGGAGATCACCCAGAACGGCCTCGGCGGCGCGGACGTGCACGCGGAGACCAGCGGTGTCTGCCACTTCGCCTACGACGACGAGCAGACCTGTCTGGAGGAGGTCCGCTATCTGCTGTCCCTCCTCCCCGGCAACAACCGCGAGAACCCGCCCGCGGTGCCCTGCGACGACCCGGCCGACCGCCGCTGCGAGGCACTGGCCGATCTGGTGCCCGTCGACGGCAACCGGCCCTACGACATGGCCCGGGTCGTCGAGGAGATCGTCGACGACGGCGAGTACCTGGAGGTGCACCAGCGCTGGGCGCGCAACATCATCTGCGCGCTGGCCCGCCTGGACGGCCAGGTGGTCGGGATCGTCGCCAACCAGCCCCAGACGCTGGCCGGCGTGCTGGACATCGAGGCGTCCGAGAAGGCGGCCCGCTTCGTGCAGATGTGTGACGCGTTCAGCGTCCCGATCGTCACCCTGCTCGATGTGCCGGGCTTCCTGCCGGGCGTCGGCCAGGAGCACGGCGGAATCATCCGGCACGGCGCGAAGCTGCTGTACGCCTACTGCGACGCGACCGTGCCCCGGATCTCCCTGATCCTGCGCAAGGCCTACGGCGGCGCCTACATCGTCATGGACTCCCAGTCGATCGGCGCCGACCTGACCTACGCCTGGCCCACCAACGAGATCGCCGTGATGGGCGCGGAGGGCGCGGCCAACGTCATCTTCCGCCGCCAGATCGCCGACGCCGAAGACCCCGAGGCCAGGCGTGCCGAGCTGGTCAAGGAGTACAAGGCCGAGCTGATGCACCCGTACTACGCGGCCGAGCGGGGCCTCGTGGACGACGTCATCGACCCGGCCGAGACCCGGTCCGCCCTCATCGCCGCGCTGGCGATGCTCCGCTCCAAGCACGCCGAGCGGCCCGCCCGCAAGCACGGCAACCCCCCTCAGTGA
- a CDS encoding AfsR/SARP family transcriptional regulator, producing the protein MLRFGILGALQILTVIGPADISGDLQRTLVQTLLVSEGQPVSGESLAEEMWGDAVPDRQANALQAHVSRLRRRLRDLEPDRPASRLTMHPAGYRLSVGEGELDAAEFIRAVRLAESAGPDDAARTAGLLGEALAMWRGPVFGGFTAGTLCQLAGARYEEYRMRAMELRFDAELRLGRHAAVLAELAEAHTNHPLREHFCEQLMIALYCSGRQADALDVFRRMRRHLDDELGIQPSPALRRIENAILSHDPALTGDMRLQPA; encoded by the coding sequence ATGCTGAGATTCGGCATTCTCGGGGCACTTCAGATACTCACCGTCATCGGCCCGGCGGACATCTCCGGCGATCTGCAGCGCACCCTGGTGCAGACACTGCTGGTCAGCGAGGGGCAGCCGGTGTCCGGAGAGAGCCTGGCCGAGGAGATGTGGGGGGACGCCGTCCCCGACCGCCAGGCCAACGCCCTCCAGGCCCACGTCAGCCGGTTACGCCGCAGGCTCCGCGACCTGGAGCCGGACCGGCCGGCCTCCCGGCTGACCATGCACCCCGCCGGCTACCGGCTCAGCGTGGGGGAGGGCGAGCTGGACGCGGCCGAGTTCATCCGGGCGGTGCGGCTCGCCGAGTCCGCCGGACCGGACGACGCGGCCCGCACCGCGGGGCTGCTCGGCGAGGCGCTGGCGATGTGGCGCGGACCGGTCTTCGGCGGGTTCACGGCCGGGACCCTGTGCCAGCTGGCGGGCGCCCGCTACGAGGAGTACCGGATGCGGGCCATGGAACTGCGCTTCGACGCCGAACTGCGGCTCGGCCGGCACGCCGCCGTCCTCGCCGAGCTGGCCGAGGCACACACCAACCACCCGCTGCGGGAACACTTCTGCGAGCAGCTGATGATCGCCCTGTACTGCTCGGGACGGCAGGCCGACGCCCTCGACGTCTTCCGCCGGATGCGCCGCCATCTGGACGACGAGCTCGGCATCCAGCCCTCCCCCGCCCTGCGCCGGATCGAGAACGCGATCCTCTCCCACGACCCCGCACTGACCGGCGACATGCGGCTGCAGCCGGCCTGA
- a CDS encoding DUF2156 domain-containing protein has protein sequence MTATTTETVTDNPVLDAIRSHTASENPSSFLALNSGNSTFTVPGADGVVVYRRTGRFAVQFGGPFAAEQDYGTLLDAFRDHVRAEGLTLVGVQLQRADAERYARLGFTVNQVGASWAVSLAEFTLRGTKFMQLRNKISRALRNGLQIQEADAADVQDAIATIDQAWLGSKGGAQQLEFLVGQIGGEAQAHRRLFVGTIDGAPVAYISYSPVHGTRAGWMHDLSRRIPEGSPGLMEAINAHAIEVFRAEGVEWLHFGFTPFTGLDARHELDGHSPAFQWLMHALWAEGAALYPAQTQLSYKQKWAPDLLIPEYVAFDGAQASLPGFAHVFRACKAF, from the coding sequence ATGACCGCGACCACCACCGAAACCGTCACGGACAACCCGGTTCTCGACGCCATACGCAGCCACACGGCCAGCGAGAACCCGAGTTCGTTCCTGGCGCTCAACAGCGGAAACAGTACGTTCACCGTCCCGGGCGCGGACGGTGTCGTCGTCTACCGCCGCACCGGCCGTTTCGCCGTGCAGTTCGGCGGCCCCTTCGCCGCCGAGCAGGACTACGGCACCCTCCTCGACGCCTTCCGCGACCATGTCCGCGCCGAGGGACTCACCCTGGTCGGCGTCCAGCTGCAGCGCGCCGACGCCGAGCGCTACGCCCGGCTCGGCTTCACCGTCAACCAGGTCGGCGCCTCCTGGGCGGTGAGCCTCGCCGAGTTCACCCTGCGCGGCACCAAGTTCATGCAGCTGCGCAACAAGATCTCCCGCGCCCTGCGCAACGGCCTCCAGATCCAGGAGGCCGACGCGGCCGACGTGCAGGACGCCATCGCCACCATCGACCAGGCCTGGCTCGGCTCCAAGGGCGGCGCCCAGCAACTGGAGTTCCTCGTCGGCCAGATCGGCGGCGAGGCCCAGGCCCACCGCCGGCTCTTCGTCGGCACCATCGACGGCGCCCCGGTCGCGTACATCTCGTACTCGCCGGTCCACGGCACCCGGGCCGGTTGGATGCACGACCTCAGCCGCCGCATCCCCGAGGGCTCCCCGGGCCTGATGGAGGCCATCAACGCGCACGCCATCGAGGTGTTCCGCGCCGAGGGCGTCGAGTGGCTGCACTTCGGGTTCACGCCGTTCACCGGCCTGGACGCGCGCCACGAACTCGACGGCCACAGCCCCGCGTTCCAGTGGCTGATGCACGCCCTGTGGGCCGAGGGCGCGGCCCTGTACCCGGCGCAGACGCAGCTGTCGTACAAACAGAAGTGGGCCCCCGACCTGCTGATTCCCGAGTACGTCGCCTTCGACGGCGCACAGGCCTCGCTGCCCGGCTTCGCGCACGTCTTCCGTGCCTGCAAGGCATTCTGA
- a CDS encoding fatty acid desaturase family protein, producing MQRPHIQEAGVLATGGGAGAGQRTGASATFAELLKRVKAEGLLDLDPRYYVGKLALNTTLLLIGFAAFFELGDSWWQLVTALWMGLCGGQSAFMWHDAGHKAMFRGKKAASAVGYVHANLVNGVSYGWWVNHHNRHHSNPNHLDMDPDIGRRTAIFDIKQYPSRKGTQKFVVRYQSVLFFVLLVLEGFKMLKTAVLSIVQGKTKRPVLETFLILARAAVYLGLVFTVLSPALAVAFIVVQHAALGVYFGMIFAPNHKGMQIRDGEEETLDWLERQVLTSRNIRPNWLVDFLYGGLNYQVEHHLFPAMPQKNLGRARELTMQYCAERGVPYHEVGFWASYREVASYLHEVSAPVRRGDVEEQIRRRAMETV from the coding sequence ATGCAGCGTCCGCACATACAAGAAGCCGGGGTTCTGGCCACCGGCGGAGGGGCCGGAGCCGGACAGCGCACCGGTGCCTCGGCGACCTTCGCCGAACTGCTCAAGCGGGTCAAGGCCGAAGGCCTCCTCGACCTCGACCCGCGATACTACGTGGGCAAGCTGGCCCTCAACACCACCCTGCTGCTGATCGGGTTCGCCGCCTTCTTCGAGCTGGGCGACTCCTGGTGGCAGCTCGTCACGGCCCTGTGGATGGGGCTGTGCGGCGGTCAGTCGGCGTTCATGTGGCACGACGCCGGCCACAAGGCGATGTTCCGCGGCAAGAAGGCCGCCTCCGCGGTCGGCTACGTCCACGCCAACCTGGTCAACGGGGTCAGCTACGGCTGGTGGGTCAACCACCACAACCGGCACCACAGCAACCCCAACCACCTGGACATGGACCCGGACATCGGCCGGCGCACCGCCATCTTCGACATCAAGCAGTACCCGAGCCGCAAGGGCACCCAGAAGTTCGTGGTGCGCTACCAGAGCGTGCTGTTCTTCGTGCTGCTGGTGCTCGAAGGCTTCAAGATGCTGAAGACGGCGGTCCTGTCGATCGTCCAGGGCAAGACCAAGCGGCCCGTGCTGGAGACGTTCCTGATCCTGGCGCGCGCCGCCGTCTACCTCGGCCTCGTCTTCACCGTCCTGTCCCCGGCGCTCGCGGTCGCCTTCATCGTCGTCCAGCACGCCGCCCTCGGCGTGTACTTCGGGATGATCTTCGCCCCGAACCACAAGGGCATGCAGATCCGCGACGGCGAGGAGGAGACCCTGGACTGGCTGGAGCGCCAGGTCCTGACCTCCCGCAACATCCGGCCCAACTGGCTGGTCGACTTCCTGTACGGCGGCCTCAACTACCAGGTCGAGCACCATCTGTTCCCGGCGATGCCGCAGAAGAACCTGGGCCGCGCCCGTGAGCTGACCATGCAGTACTGCGCCGAGCGCGGGGTGCCGTACCACGAGGTCGGATTCTGGGCCTCCTACCGCGAGGTCGCCTCCTATCTGCACGAGGTCAGCGCGCCCGTGCGGCGCGGTGACGTGGAGGAGCAGATCCGGCGCCGGGCCATGGAAACGGTCTGA